Proteins encoded by one window of Lathyrus oleraceus cultivar Zhongwan6 chromosome 1, CAAS_Psat_ZW6_1.0, whole genome shotgun sequence:
- the LOC127075644 gene encoding patatin-like protein 7 produces the protein MAALSTSQMNLNSIDNSFEVDKLTYEIFSILENKFLFGYTDTENPKNSLPNQTQFLSKDAKQAKHATGKVRILCIDGAGYTDGILAAKSLAHLESCLKRKSGNPNAHVAGFFDAVAGSGVGGVLAALLFTRGKDGLPMFTADEALRFLINNRSRISRRSGILRRVLQSETKSEKLFRKTFGESTLKDTLKPVLIPCYDLVTRAPFVFSRADALETDGYDYKMRDVCAATSADPAVPIEMKSIDGKTKIMAVDGGIAMNNPTATAVTHVLNNKHEFPFCNGVSDLLVLSLGNGELDFNAVKSPSGFVRIAGEGASDMVDQAVSMAFGECRVNNYVRIQSNGVMANANKAKTAKTASDLLAVSEEMLAQKNVESVLFKGRKVVENTNLDKLELFGGELIKEQERRKTSILPTVVLKNASPSPRTSSATTLSTLSSNS, from the exons ATGGCGGCACTGTCCACATCACAAATGAACTTGAACTCAATTGACAACAGCTTCGAAGTTGACAAACTCACCTACGAAATCTTCTCCATCTTGGAGAATAAATTCCTCTTCGGTTATACCGACACTGAAAATCCAAAGAATTCGcttccaaatcaaactcaatttCTCTCCAAAGACGCAAAACAAGCTAAACACGCCACCGGCAAAGTCAGGATTCTTTGCATTGACGGCGCCGGTTACACCGACGGCATCCTCGCTGCAAAGTCCCTCGCTCACCTCGAATCCTGCCTTAAACGAAAATCAGGCAATCCTAACGCTCATGTTGCAGGCTTCTTCGACGCTGTTGCTGGCTCCGGTGTCGGTGGCGTCCTCGCCGCGCTTTTGTTCACACGCGGAAAAGACGGTCTCCCTATGTTCACTGCAGATGAGGCGTTGAGGTTCCTGATCAACAACCGCAGCAGAATCTCACGGCGATCGGGGATTCTCCGACGAGTTCTACAATCGGAAACAAAATCGGAGAAGCTTTTCCGTAAGACGTTCGGTGAATCTACGCTGAAGGATACACTGAAACCGGTTTTAATCCCCTGCTACGATCTCGTCACGCGCGCTCCGTTCGTTTTCTCCCGCGCCGACGCGCTCGAAACCGACGGTTACGATTACAAGATGCGTGACGTATGTGCTGCCACGTCAGCTGATCCAGCGGTTCCCATCGAAATGAAGTCCATCGACGGAAAAACGAAGATTATGGCCGTTGATGGAGGAATAGCGATGAACAATCCAACGGCTACAGCCGTCACACACGTGCTAAACAACAAACACGAGTTTCCTTTCTGCAACGGCGTCTCTGACTTGTTGGTGCTTTCTCTCGGTAACGGAGAATTGGACTTTAACGCCGTTAAATCCCCGTCAGGCTTCGTGAGGATAGCTGGTGAAGGAGCTTCCGATATG GTTGATCAAGCTGTATCAATGGCATTTGGAGAGTGCAGAGTGAACAATTATGTGCGGATTCAATCAAATGGAGTGATGGCAAACGCGAATAAGGCGAAGACAGCGAAAACGGCGTCGGATTTGTTGGCAGTTTCAGAAGAGATGTTGGCACAGAAGAATGTGGAATCTGTATTGTTTAAAGGAAGAAAGGTTGTGGAGAATACAAATTTGGATAAGTTAGAGTTATTTGGGGGTGAATTGATAAAGGAACAAGAGAGGAGAAAAACTAGCATTTTACCAACTGTGGTGTTGAAGAATGCTTCTCCTTCTCCTAGAACTTCATCAGCTACTACTTTGTCAACGTTGTCTTCAAACTCTTAA